A single region of the Cyanobacteria bacterium FACHB-DQ100 genome encodes:
- the typA gene encoding translational GTPase TypA produces the protein MTLPIRNVAIIAHVDHGKTTLVDALLKQAGTFREGEEVPDCVMDSNDLERERGITILSKNTAVRYKETLINIVDTPGHADFGGEVERVLGMVDGCLLIVDANEGPMPQTRFVLKKALEKGLRPIVFVNKIDRPRANPMIAVDKVLDLFIELGADDDQCEFPYLFGSGLAGFAKDTLEEEASDMQALFNAILRHVPPPVGDVTKPLQLQVTTLDYSDYLGRIVIGKIHNGSIRMGQQAAIVTETGEIVKSKISKLMGFEGLKRIEIEEATAGNLVAVAGFANANIGETITDPNDPQALPLIKVDEPTLQMTFSVNDSPFAGQEGSFVTSRQLRDRLYRELETNVALRIEDTDSPDKLSVSGRGELHLGILIETMRREGYEFQVSQPQVIFREINGQPCEPFETLILDVPEESVGGCIERLGQRKGEMQDMQVGTNGRTNLEFVIPARGLIGFRGECMRLTRGAGIVNHSFLEYRPISGAIEARRNGVLISFEEGVATFYAMQNAEDRGVFFIRPGTKVYKGMILGEHNRPQDLELNVCKTKQLTNHRASGGEELVQLKEPIDMSLERALEYIGPDELLEVTPESIRLRKVAKAKKLAKK, from the coding sequence ATGACTCTTCCCATTCGGAACGTTGCCATCATTGCTCACGTTGACCACGGTAAAACTACGCTTGTCGATGCTCTTCTTAAGCAAGCGGGAACGTTCCGCGAGGGAGAGGAAGTCCCGGACTGCGTGATGGACTCGAACGATCTCGAACGTGAGCGGGGCATTACGATTTTGTCGAAAAATACAGCAGTTCGCTACAAAGAGACGCTGATTAATATTGTGGATACGCCTGGGCACGCAGACTTCGGTGGTGAAGTTGAGCGCGTTCTCGGCATGGTTGATGGCTGCCTCTTGATTGTCGATGCCAACGAAGGCCCGATGCCGCAGACGCGATTCGTGCTGAAGAAAGCGCTAGAAAAAGGACTGCGCCCGATCGTCTTTGTCAACAAAATCGATCGTCCCCGCGCCAACCCGATGATTGCAGTCGATAAGGTGCTGGATCTATTCATCGAACTCGGCGCAGATGATGACCAGTGCGAGTTCCCGTACTTATTTGGTTCTGGTTTGGCAGGATTTGCAAAAGATACGCTGGAAGAAGAGGCAAGCGATATGCAGGCACTCTTTAATGCGATTTTGCGCCACGTTCCACCGCCAGTCGGAGATGTAACCAAGCCCCTTCAGCTACAAGTCACCACGCTAGATTATTCCGATTACCTCGGTCGAATTGTGATCGGTAAGATTCACAATGGCTCGATCCGAATGGGTCAGCAAGCAGCGATCGTCACAGAAACCGGAGAAATCGTCAAGTCGAAGATCTCGAAGCTGATGGGCTTTGAGGGACTGAAGCGGATCGAAATTGAAGAAGCTACGGCTGGAAATCTCGTTGCCGTTGCCGGATTTGCTAATGCCAACATTGGGGAAACGATTACTGATCCCAACGATCCGCAGGCATTACCGTTGATTAAAGTTGATGAACCAACTTTGCAGATGACCTTTTCGGTAAACGACTCACCGTTTGCCGGTCAAGAAGGCAGTTTCGTTACGTCGCGGCAATTGCGCGATCGCTTGTATCGGGAACTCGAAACCAACGTAGCTCTCCGGATCGAAGATACCGATTCGCCGGATAAACTCTCGGTGTCTGGTCGAGGCGAGTTGCACTTAGGCATCCTAATCGAAACGATGCGTCGGGAAGGCTATGAGTTCCAAGTGTCTCAGCCGCAAGTGATTTTCCGTGAGATTAATGGTCAACCTTGTGAGCCGTTTGAAACCTTGATTCTAGATGTCCCAGAAGAATCAGTCGGTGGCTGTATTGAGCGCCTTGGACAGCGTAAGGGCGAAATGCAGGATATGCAGGTCGGAACCAACGGACGCACGAATCTAGAATTTGTGATTCCGGCGCGGGGTCTGATTGGTTTCCGGGGTGAGTGTATGCGGCTGACACGCGGCGCGGGCATCGTTAACCACAGTTTCTTAGAGTATCGTCCGATCAGTGGCGCGATCGAAGCGCGTCGTAACGGTGTTCTGATCTCGTTTGAAGAAGGAGTCGCAACCTTCTACGCGATGCAAAACGCTGAAGATCGGGGCGTGTTCTTTATTCGTCCTGGCACCAAGGTCTACAAGGGCATGATTTTGGGTGAACACAATCGACCCCAAGATCTCGAACTCAATGTCTGTAAAACGAAGCAATTGACTAACCACCGCGCATCGGGGGGTGAAGAATTGGTGCAGTTGAAAGAGCCGATCGACATGAGCCTAGAACGCGCTCTGGAGTACATCGGGCCGGATGAACTGCTAGAAGTCACCCCTGAATCGATTCGATTGCGGAAAGTGGCGAAAGCGAAGAAGTTAGCGAAGAAGTAA
- a CDS encoding ATP phosphoribosyltransferase regulatory subunit → MVYQPPAGARDLLPLDVAQKRWIEDRLQQVFHGWGYHRIITSTLERLDTLMAGGAIERSTVIQLHQLEEDPLGLRPELTASIARTVATRLSNSTFPQRLYYNANVFRRAEEGSHSRQQEFYQAGVELLGGGGLRSDAEILLLLMDCLKSLDLPGQLILGEAGLTRSLLSAFPEAIRSKVRHAIAHLDRLGLEALPLSDELRDRALLLLDLRGKPTDVLQKVSSLNLNETERSIVSDLKSLIELLQVSVEVHLVLDLSLIRTFDYYTGIVFEVVAQSGQVVLGQGGRYDRLLGQFHPQGESIPGIGFSLQLENLHQLLLTTGQLPKQTPACDWLVVSEVPQLAFAHAQKLRQSGDQVEVDLSSATREEIRAYAEQRRISQIAWVQADGEVVLEK, encoded by the coding sequence ATGGTTTACCAGCCCCCCGCAGGCGCACGCGATCTCCTGCCTCTCGATGTCGCGCAAAAACGTTGGATTGAAGATCGGCTCCAGCAAGTATTTCACGGTTGGGGCTATCACCGGATTATTACCTCGACGTTGGAACGCCTGGATACGCTCATGGCAGGCGGCGCGATCGAACGATCGACGGTGATTCAATTACATCAGCTTGAAGAAGATCCCCTTGGTTTACGCCCGGAATTGACCGCTTCGATCGCCCGCACGGTTGCCACTCGGTTGTCAAATAGTACGTTTCCCCAACGGCTTTATTACAACGCGAATGTGTTTCGTCGCGCTGAAGAAGGCAGCCATAGCCGTCAGCAAGAGTTTTATCAAGCGGGAGTCGAATTACTGGGCGGTGGCGGTCTGCGATCGGATGCCGAGATTCTCTTGCTATTAATGGACTGTTTAAAGAGTCTCGATCTTCCTGGACAGTTGATTTTAGGTGAGGCGGGATTAACGCGATCTCTGCTCTCTGCTTTTCCTGAAGCAATCCGCTCTAAGGTACGTCACGCCATTGCCCATCTCGATCGACTTGGATTGGAAGCCTTACCATTATCGGATGAGCTACGCGATCGAGCGTTGCTGCTGCTGGATCTGCGCGGTAAACCCACGGATGTTCTCCAAAAAGTCAGCAGTTTGAACCTGAATGAGACAGAACGCTCGATCGTCAGTGATCTCAAATCTCTAATCGAACTCCTACAAGTCAGTGTAGAAGTTCATTTGGTGCTGGATTTAAGCTTGATTCGCACGTTTGATTACTACACCGGCATTGTGTTTGAAGTGGTAGCGCAATCTGGGCAAGTGGTGCTTGGACAGGGCGGAAGATACGATCGCTTGCTCGGACAGTTTCACCCGCAAGGCGAATCGATTCCGGGGATCGGCTTTTCGCTTCAGCTTGAAAATCTGCATCAATTGTTGCTGACCACCGGACAGTTACCGAAGCAAACGCCAGCGTGTGATTGGCTGGTCGTGTCGGAGGTTCCGCAGTTGGCGTTTGCCCATGCTCAGAAGTTGCGGCAATCCGGCGATCAAGTTGAAGTGGATTTGAGTTCTGCAACTCGCGAGGAGATTCGAGCCTACGCAGAACAACGACGAATTTCTCAGATCGCTTGGGTTCAGGCAGATGGAGAGGTTGTCTTAGAAAAATAG
- a CDS encoding tetratricopeptide repeat protein, whose translation MSFQIDRGLFLLDFSDFHAILGVSIEAEVKEIRKQYLKIARRLHPDSCVAELGCDKQLAEQLLSKLVNPAWQNLSQEKNRTDHLLVLKMKGQGAARKRHELDFGSSLARQLLSSSNADYFYRTALKDLSDRQYEQLDQAIELTAQISELNLAYLVMREGASEGSTPRSQIYTTTSTSTKAPTQAAPTPIESLNDQYYRRAEGFMAKGNYVQATIELRDALKIEPNSSRCHSLMGVVYLRQNQPTMARIHFNKALSINPQDPIALEGKQKLEPPAAKLPESKPAAKPTTKSSGSLFGGLFGKKK comes from the coding sequence ATGAGCTTTCAGATTGATCGCGGACTGTTTCTGCTAGACTTCTCCGATTTTCACGCGATTTTAGGAGTTTCGATCGAGGCAGAGGTTAAAGAAATCCGCAAACAATACCTGAAGATTGCCCGCCGCCTGCATCCAGATAGCTGTGTTGCAGAGCTTGGGTGTGATAAACAGCTTGCCGAACAACTGTTATCCAAATTGGTCAATCCAGCTTGGCAGAATCTTTCTCAAGAAAAAAACCGCACCGACCATCTGCTGGTGCTGAAGATGAAAGGCCAAGGAGCCGCCCGCAAACGTCACGAACTCGACTTTGGTAGTAGTCTTGCACGGCAGCTTTTGTCTTCTAGCAACGCTGACTATTTCTACCGCACTGCCCTGAAGGACTTGTCCGATCGACAATACGAGCAGCTAGACCAAGCGATCGAACTCACCGCCCAAATTAGCGAACTGAATTTGGCATATCTGGTGATGAGAGAAGGCGCTTCCGAGGGCAGCACACCCAGAAGTCAAATCTACACCACGACTTCTACGTCAACAAAAGCGCCCACTCAAGCCGCTCCTACTCCGATCGAATCGCTCAACGATCAGTATTACCGTCGCGCAGAAGGATTCATGGCAAAGGGAAATTATGTCCAAGCAACGATAGAATTGCGAGATGCCCTAAAAATTGAGCCAAACAGTAGCCGCTGTCACAGTTTAATGGGTGTGGTGTATTTGCGGCAAAATCAACCGACGATGGCGAGAATTCATTTCAACAAAGCGCTCTCCATCAATCCGCAAGACCCGATCGCGCTTGAGGGCAAACAAAAGCTCGAACCTCCAGCAGCAAAACTGCCAGAGAGTAAACCCGCAGCCAAGCCCACAACAAAATCTAGCGGTAGTCTGTTTGGCGGTCTTTTCGGCAAGAAAAAGTAA
- a CDS encoding glycosyltransferase family 2 protein: MIVPPSLLLPPSGELKIPYAPETERPAKPIYFSLVVPTYNEGRNIEQVVRVLSGLLDHALPNDYELIIVDDDSPDRTWEIAQQMTAEYPNLRVMRRQGERGLSTAVIRGWQAAQGQLLGVIDGDLQHPPEVLLKLIQAVKNGADLAVASRHIEGGGTSDWGFIRRMLSRGAQLLGLMILPNVVGRVSDPMSGYFMVRRSAIAECLMSPLGYKILLEVLGRGQVDRVTEVGYVFQERQEGESKVTWRQYVEYLMHLGKLRSRGRIGRLREKFQFGRFLRFGLVGFTGVFVDMAAFYLLRVHFGLGIARSTILSAELAVVNNFLWNDLWTFGDISRGQPGKRQRFKRFLKFNMICLMGIILQALIVSLFHDVFGINEFIAKPIAIVLVTFWNFWINLKLSWRVTDVRRK, encoded by the coding sequence ATGATTGTGCCTCCTTCACTTTTGTTGCCGCCCTCTGGTGAGTTAAAGATTCCGTATGCTCCAGAAACCGAACGACCCGCCAAGCCGATCTACTTTTCGCTGGTGGTTCCGACTTACAACGAAGGGCGGAATATCGAACAGGTGGTACGAGTGTTATCGGGATTGCTTGATCATGCGCTCCCGAATGATTACGAATTAATCATCGTGGACGACGATAGCCCCGATCGCACCTGGGAAATCGCGCAGCAGATGACCGCAGAGTATCCGAATTTACGGGTGATGCGGCGACAGGGCGAGCGCGGTTTATCAACCGCCGTGATTCGAGGTTGGCAGGCTGCACAGGGTCAACTGTTGGGGGTGATCGATGGAGATTTGCAGCATCCGCCAGAAGTTTTGCTGAAGCTGATTCAGGCAGTGAAAAATGGTGCCGATCTCGCGGTTGCGAGTCGTCACATCGAAGGTGGGGGCACGAGCGACTGGGGCTTTATTCGTCGAATGTTGTCGCGGGGAGCGCAGCTACTCGGCTTGATGATCTTGCCGAACGTGGTCGGGCGGGTGTCTGATCCAATGAGCGGCTATTTTATGGTGAGACGCAGCGCGATCGCGGAATGTCTGATGAGTCCGCTCGGCTACAAAATTCTGTTAGAAGTTCTCGGTCGGGGACAAGTTGATCGCGTTACCGAGGTCGGCTACGTGTTTCAAGAGCGACAAGAAGGTGAAAGTAAGGTCACTTGGCGGCAGTATGTTGAATACTTGATGCACCTTGGAAAGCTGCGATCGCGAGGCAGAATCGGACGACTGCGCGAGAAGTTCCAGTTCGGGCGCTTCTTACGGTTTGGCTTGGTGGGATTCACTGGCGTGTTCGTCGATATGGCAGCGTTCTATCTGCTCAGAGTGCATTTCGGCTTGGGGATCGCTCGCAGTACGATCCTCTCGGCTGAACTGGCGGTTGTGAATAACTTCCTCTGGAATGACTTGTGGACATTTGGGGATATTTCGCGGGGGCAGCCTGGAAAACGCCAGCGATTTAAGCGCTTCCTCAAATTCAACATGATTTGTTTGATGGGGATCATTCTGCAAGCGCTGATTGTGAGCCTGTTTCACGATGTCTTTGGCATCAATGAATTTATTGCTAAACCGATCGCGATCGTGCTTGTCACCTTCTGGAATTTCTGGATTAACCTCAAGCTCAGTTGGCGCGTGACGGATGTGCGGCGCAAATAG
- a CDS encoding glycosyltransferase family 39 protein encodes MLTRNALRYGRKALTLEMLLGSAIVIGICFRILNLGTREFWYDEVLSLLLSTGQRLQYSLPGDAPIALARFTALLNLPPENSWGAIAKTLQGLVRGLYKGEPHPPVFFLAQHLWLRLFGNSEIAMRSLPVLWSLGAIASAYGLGRKLLDHRSGLLFAALLATNPFYLFHSLNVRMYTPLVLWAILSVWALLELISRPRWKWQVGFIASIALGLLTFYLFAYWVVVLAALALVLDRKHWLQHGIRMTIAGLLTLPWAISGTLKQLRNADLDRFGVRDGNPALLHLQDLCQTIGAHLIVGDWATTLSVQPTLISGLIAAVVLGLATIYLWKARQKLSLTIGLGMSLFPLLLAFFVDMTTQKYTLGFGWGRALIFVLPGCLLLMTIAIRQLKAQQGIAALLVLLLYLGIDAGDLTLRPRSVFHQVAEMVQIDSAPMLIAMDSQAWGHVNRLAYYIPPTSPVDLLAQPASQLSTSLKAALKNSDYRRVIWLESGDPVWSSSATVQERQQIQQVLEERFSLSQTRSLTGTMSLDQFELKLYQTAR; translated from the coding sequence ATGCTCACTCGAAATGCCCTGCGCTACGGGCGAAAAGCCCTAACCCTAGAGATGTTGTTAGGCAGCGCGATCGTCATTGGGATCTGTTTCCGCATTCTCAATCTTGGAACCCGCGAATTCTGGTACGACGAAGTTTTGTCACTGCTGCTCTCGACGGGTCAAAGGCTGCAATACTCACTGCCCGGCGATGCGCCGATCGCGCTTGCCCGATTCACCGCTTTGTTAAATTTGCCACCTGAGAATTCCTGGGGTGCGATCGCCAAAACCCTACAAGGCTTAGTTCGAGGACTCTACAAAGGAGAACCTCATCCCCCTGTTTTCTTCTTAGCCCAACACCTCTGGCTGCGTCTCTTTGGCAATAGTGAGATTGCGATGCGGAGTTTGCCCGTCTTGTGGAGCTTGGGCGCGATCGCGTCCGCTTACGGATTGGGACGGAAATTACTCGATCATCGTAGCGGCTTACTGTTTGCGGCACTGCTGGCGACAAATCCCTTTTATCTGTTCCACTCGCTGAATGTCCGAATGTACACGCCCTTGGTACTGTGGGCAATTCTCAGCGTTTGGGCGCTGCTGGAATTGATTTCGCGCCCTCGCTGGAAGTGGCAAGTTGGGTTTATCGCGTCGATCGCGCTCGGTCTGCTCACCTTTTACTTATTCGCCTACTGGGTTGTTGTTTTGGCAGCGTTGGCGCTGGTTCTTGATCGCAAGCACTGGCTGCAACATGGGATCAGAATGACGATCGCGGGACTGCTCACTCTGCCGTGGGCGATTTCGGGAACTTTGAAGCAGTTACGAAACGCCGACCTCGATCGCTTCGGAGTGCGAGACGGCAACCCTGCCTTATTGCACCTTCAAGATCTCTGCCAAACGATAGGGGCGCACTTAATTGTGGGCGATTGGGCAACGACCTTATCGGTGCAGCCGACCTTAATCTCTGGGCTGATTGCAGCTGTGGTACTTGGACTGGCGACAATCTATCTTTGGAAGGCTAGGCAAAAATTAAGCTTGACGATAGGGTTGGGGATGAGTTTATTCCCTCTGCTCCTAGCATTTTTTGTCGATATGACGACGCAAAAATATACGCTGGGGTTTGGATGGGGACGAGCGCTGATCTTTGTGCTGCCAGGATGCTTATTGCTGATGACGATCGCAATTCGACAACTCAAAGCACAGCAAGGGATCGCCGCGCTCCTGGTACTACTGCTGTACTTAGGGATCGATGCTGGGGATTTGACTTTAAGACCCCGATCGGTGTTTCATCAAGTGGCAGAGATGGTTCAAATCGACTCGGCTCCAATGCTGATTGCAATGGATTCCCAAGCTTGGGGGCACGTCAATCGCTTGGCGTATTACATTCCGCCCACCAGTCCTGTGGATTTACTAGCTCAGCCTGCCAGTCAACTCAGTACCAGCCTAAAAGCCGCACTTAAAAATTCTGATTATCGTCGGGTGATCTGGCTTGAAAGTGGTGATCCGGTCTGGTCGTCATCTGCAACCGTTCAAGAACGTCAACAGATTCAACAGGTTTTAGAGGAACGATTTTCGCTCTCCCAGACTCGATCCCTTACGGGAACTATGAGTCTCGATCAGTTTGAACTCAAACTATATCAAACTGCCCGATAA
- a CDS encoding GHKL domain-containing protein: MLEHLPKSQLLKRWQTVLLKQPSHTIVLAVLLTIGLFAPQVAMNWQIYGDLSRIRQQEQRLQHLNDRATYLDEVLTMSALMNAATGDRSWEKRYHEFVPQLDEVIKESIHLVPDVYSSDDAKQVDAANQALIALELKSFQLVQQNQQQEALKLLTSANYKAQKKIYAAGVAQRDTRIQQQLQIYSHNYQTALMWSLVIMATSILLLVPTWLAVLQMLRSYLHDRRVAESALHKKNQDLTEALEQLHQAQHLIQQQTQHFIQTEKLSSLGQLVAGVAHEINNPNNFIKGNLFHIEQYSQELLKLIGLFQQSVSYLPAEIQAEVEELDLTFIADDLPKILRSIELGTLRIEEVVTGLKTFSHLDESERKTIELHSNLESTISLLRHRLHKTLRYTEIQLIRKYGDLPKVECCPSQLNQVFYSLLSNAIEAIEQAKPQRPVIRIETKLINENNGKWVKISISDNGDGIDSEIQAKIFDPFFTTKPIGQGKGLGLSISHQIVTKYHHGKLYYTSTQAGTKFFIEIPLPSEV, translated from the coding sequence ATGCTCGAACATCTTCCCAAGTCTCAACTTCTAAAGCGGTGGCAAACTGTATTGCTCAAGCAGCCCTCGCATACGATCGTGCTTGCCGTCCTGTTAACGATCGGATTATTTGCACCGCAAGTAGCGATGAATTGGCAGATTTATGGGGATCTTAGTCGAATTCGGCAGCAGGAACAGCGATTACAACACTTGAACGATCGAGCCACCTATCTCGATGAAGTGCTTACGATGTCTGCTTTAATGAATGCGGCAACGGGCGATCGATCCTGGGAGAAACGTTATCACGAATTTGTTCCTCAACTCGATGAGGTGATTAAAGAGTCCATCCATCTTGTGCCCGATGTTTACTCCAGTGACGATGCAAAGCAGGTTGATGCTGCGAACCAAGCTCTAATTGCTTTGGAATTAAAGTCTTTCCAGCTAGTGCAGCAAAATCAGCAGCAGGAAGCGCTAAAACTTCTAACCAGTGCAAATTACAAAGCGCAGAAAAAGATTTACGCGGCAGGAGTGGCTCAACGCGATACCAGAATTCAGCAGCAGCTTCAAATCTATTCTCACAATTACCAGACTGCTTTGATGTGGTCTTTGGTGATTATGGCAACGAGTATCTTGCTTTTAGTGCCAACCTGGTTGGCTGTGCTGCAAATGCTGCGATCGTATTTGCACGATCGACGAGTCGCAGAATCAGCACTTCACAAGAAGAATCAAGATTTAACAGAAGCCCTGGAGCAACTTCATCAAGCGCAGCATCTTATTCAGCAGCAAACTCAGCACTTTATACAAACCGAAAAACTATCTAGTTTGGGGCAACTGGTCGCAGGCGTTGCTCATGAAATTAATAATCCAAACAACTTTATTAAAGGAAATCTATTTCATATTGAGCAATATTCTCAGGAGTTATTGAAGTTAATTGGGCTATTTCAACAAAGCGTTTCTTATCTTCCGGCTGAGATTCAAGCTGAGGTTGAGGAACTTGATTTGACATTTATCGCCGATGATTTGCCAAAAATTCTGCGTTCGATCGAGCTTGGAACTCTACGAATTGAAGAAGTGGTCACAGGGCTAAAAACCTTTTCTCACCTGGATGAGTCAGAACGTAAAACGATCGAACTGCATTCCAACCTTGAGAGTACGATTTCGTTATTACGACATCGCTTACATAAGACACTGCGTTACACAGAGATCCAATTAATTAGAAAGTATGGTGATCTGCCGAAAGTTGAGTGCTGTCCGAGTCAATTGAATCAGGTATTTTACAGCCTTTTATCAAATGCGATCGAGGCAATAGAGCAAGCAAAACCGCAGCGTCCAGTTATTCGGATCGAGACGAAACTCATTAATGAAAATAATGGAAAGTGGGTGAAAATTTCGATTTCAGATAACGGTGACGGAATTGACTCAGAGATTCAAGCAAAGATATTTGATCCCTTTTTCACCACAAAGCCGATCGGTCAAGGCAAAGGGTTAGGACTTTCGATTAGTCATCAAATTGTCACCAAATACCATCACGGCAAGCTTTATTACACTTCAACCCAAGCAGGAACAAAGTTTTTTATTGAAATTCCACTTCCGTCTGAGGTCTAA